In Halobaculum magnesiiphilum, the following proteins share a genomic window:
- a CDS encoding pyruvoyl-dependent arginine decarboxylase: MDIHVADGVGRGPTELAAYDAALADAGVGDFNLVTVSSVVPADAEVHAVDTAPDLGPAGDRLTVVQAHAAASPEDAHETETVTACLGWATGPGPGLFYEADGSDADAVRETVATGLDAGRDLRDWTFEREETRCATVETDDSAYVAAVVVAAYGESEPIA, from the coding sequence GGGGCCGACCGAGCTGGCCGCTTACGACGCCGCCCTCGCCGACGCCGGCGTCGGCGACTTCAACCTCGTCACCGTCTCGTCGGTCGTTCCCGCCGACGCCGAGGTGCACGCCGTCGACACCGCGCCGGATCTGGGCCCCGCCGGCGACCGCCTCACCGTCGTGCAGGCGCACGCGGCCGCTTCCCCCGAGGACGCCCACGAGACCGAGACCGTCACCGCCTGCCTGGGGTGGGCGACCGGCCCCGGACCGGGACTGTTCTACGAGGCCGACGGCAGCGACGCCGACGCGGTCCGCGAGACGGTGGCGACCGGCCTCGACGCCGGCCGCGACCTGCGGGACTGGACGTTCGAGCGCGAGGAGACGCGCTGTGCGACCGTCGAGACCGACGACTCGGCGTACGTCGCCGCGGTCGTCGTCGCCGCCTACGGCGAGAGCGAGCCGATCGCCTGA
- a CDS encoding DUF5811 family protein produces the protein MNGNNPYAGAPGVVEAGRPEEVDLTADQKDALRQAVATIVTRTESYLPDGYAVGSELSYGANGPQATVAVQPPIGHAVSAGFSPDLEDIEAGLDDEDREEVARGLAASAAVQVMSAVGDDLEPTAR, from the coding sequence ATGAACGGCAACAACCCCTATGCGGGGGCCCCTGGCGTCGTCGAGGCGGGCCGTCCCGAGGAGGTCGACCTGACGGCCGACCAGAAGGACGCGCTCCGACAGGCGGTCGCCACAATCGTCACGCGAACCGAATCGTATCTCCCCGACGGCTACGCCGTCGGCTCGGAACTCTCCTACGGCGCGAACGGGCCGCAGGCCACCGTCGCGGTCCAGCCGCCGATCGGCCACGCGGTCAGCGCGGGCTTCTCGCCGGACCTGGAGGACATCGAGGCCGGCCTCGACGACGAGGACCGCGAGGAGGTCGCCCGCGGGCTCGCCGCCAGCGCGGCCGTCCAGGTCATGTCCGCCGTCGGCGACGACCTCGAACCGACCGCGCGATAG